The DNA segment AGGCCACCAAAGACCTGGCCTTACGTTTAGACGTAACCGGACGCACTGGTACCATTACAGAACCACATATTGCCACCTCGCCTTTAAGCACCGTATATAGCTTTCAGCGCCTTCCGCCTTATGCAGAGCCCTTACTTAACCCCGACGGGAGTTACCCCTGGGCATTTCGCTCAAGGAGTTCCTTCTATGAAACCAGTCTGATTGGCCGCTTGGCTTTACAGGGCTACGATAAAACCTACAGAAATGAGTTTAATGTACTCGTGAGTGCCGATCATAAGCTCGATTTTATTACCCAGGGTTTATCTGTACAGGCCAGAATTGCCTATTCAGGTGATGTGAGTTATGACAGAAAACTTTACCGCAACAACATCCCGGCCTTTTATTATAACCCGGTAAACAATACCTACACCATTCACAGCAATAACCTGTATCGTTTGGAGCCCTTAACCCTGGAGAGTTCTGCGGAAAATGCCATTACCAGGAAAACGCTGAATACCCTGGCCAAGATTAATTATAACCGGTCTTTCGGAAACCACAATATTGGGGGGCTGGTGCTTTATAATATAAATGATGTTACAAAAGGCAGTTACAATACAGATACCAATGTTAAACTGCTACAGGAGTATGCACCGGTAAGTTCCAACGGATTTTCATACAGGGCCAGTTATGATTATAAGCAGCGTTACCTGGTCGATTTTAGCGGGGCATATAACGGGACCAGCCAGTTTGTTGGAAAAAAAACCAAAGGTTTTTTCCCGGCAGTATCTGCAGGCTGGAACATTGCTGAAGAACCTTTTATGAAAAATAACTTTAAATTCATCGATCTCTTAAAATTAAGAGGTTCCTGGGGAATGACCGGGTCCGACATTACAAAGGGCAACAACTATAAAACAGAACAGATTTATGGAACGGGTCCAAACTATAATTTTGGTGAAAGTTCTAATACTTTTACCAGTATACAGGAAGGTAGTTTAGGAAATCTGGACATTACCTGGGAGAAATCCAAAAAAACAGATATCGGTTTGGATGCACAATTTTTTGGCGGAAAGCTAAGCTTAACGGCAGATTATTTCTATGATTACCGTTACGACCAGTTGTATATCAAAGAAGACGTGTTGAAGATTATCGGTGTCGACCTGCCCTATACCAATTCGGCCATTACCGAAAACAAAGGTTTTGACGGGCAGCTTGGGTTTCGTCATAAAACCGGTAACCTGAATTATTCGGCCAGCTTTACCTTCTCCAGGGCAAGAAACAAAGTGGTGTACCAGGGAGAGGCTGCACCAAGATATGCATACCTGGCAAAAACTGGCCTTCCAATAGGCCAGGGTTTTGGCTATAATGCCCTGGGCTTTTTCCAGACACAGGAAGAAGTTGATAATTATGCGCATGTTGCAAATGCCAAACCTGGAGATATCAAATATGAAGATGCCAATAATGACGGGTTAATTGATCAGGAAGATTACCGGGCCATTGGTAAACCTAATTTGCCACAAACCGTATTGGGTACAGCCTTAGGTGTAGAATACAAGGGCTTCAGCTTAAATGTATTTTTTCAGGGCAGTTTCGATTACAGTTATCGGATCGCAACGGCAGGGGTTATCCCTTTCCAGGGCAACCTGCAAAAATCTGCCCTGGGCAGGTGGACACCAGAAACCGCGGCAACAGCAACGTTTCCACGCTTAAGCAATGATCTTGCCGGGCCAAGCAGTCCTTCAAATGCCTCTTCTTTCTGGATGGTCGATGCCCATTACATCCGGTTAAAATCGGTCGATATCGGATATATGCTGCCCAAACAATGGACCAGTAAAGTCAAGATCAGTTCGGCCAGGATTTATGTAAGCGGTTATGACCTGTACACCTGGGCCAATTTTGATCTGTATTCACAGGATCCGGAAATCGCCAGCGGTGGCAGTGCCGGAACCTATCCTGTGCAAAAAGTAATTAACCTGGGCCTGCAAGTTGGATTTTAATATTTAAGACGATGAAAAAGAAAATATTTTTAGCTGCAATCTTTATGGTTCTAATGGCTGCAGCCTGTAAAAAAGGAGGGGTGCTGGAGCAGGTTAAAACCACAGATTTAACAGAAGAAAGTACCTTTGCAGACAGTGCCCGCACTATGCAGTTCCTAACCAGGATTTATACTGATATTGGCTTTAGTTCCGATCCTAAAAGGTTTGGCAGCAGTGTAGGGGTATACAGCATTTGTGATGAGGTGGAAGGCTCGTTGCTCAGTGCTACTGCATTTAACGTCATTTTCCAGACTGGAGCAATCAGTGCATTAAATGTGCCTACTGATGCCTGGGTAACTACATACGCCAACATTAGAAGGGTAAACTTATTGCTGAGCCATTTGCAGACCACACCGCTATCTCAGCGTTTAAGGGACAGGATTGCCGGTGAGGCCCGCTTTTTAAGGGCCTGGTATTATTTTATCCTGATTAAACATTACGGGGGCGTGCCGCTGGTAGGCGATGTGGTTTATGGCGCCACTGACCCGGTTTCAGGCAAGCGTGCCACTTATGAAGAATGTGTGAATTATATTGAATCGGAATGCGATGCTGCTGCCCTGGCCCTTCCACTCGTACAAACCGGGCTCGATTTTGGACGCATTACCAAAGGTGCAGCATTGGCACTAAAATCCAGGTTGCTGTTGTATGCTGCAAGCCCGCTGTTTAACGGCCGGGTAGATATGGATGGGGTATTGGGTTATCCGAATGCCGATCCTGCCCGATGGAGCAAGGCTGCAAAAGCAGCGCTGGATGTGATCAGCCTGAACCAGTACAGTCTTTATGAGCTGGCTGGCGGTCTGGGCTTTCAGAAAGTATTTACCCTGCGCAAAAACAGTGAATACATACTGGCTTCCATGGCTGGTAATAACCGTACGCTGGAAGCCATCTGGGATCCGGCGACCAGGACAGGGTCGGGCAGTGCCATGCCCTACCAGGAACTGGTAGATGCTTTTGGTACCATCAATGGCAAAGCGATTACGGAGGACCTTAAATCGCCTGGAAACCCTACAGGTTATGATCCCACAAATCCTTATGTAAACCGCGATCCCCGTTTCAACTGGAGCATCCTGTACAATGAAGCCCCACGGTTGAACACCAGTAAAACCGTTACACCGGTATTTACTTACGCAGGTGCTGCGCAGGACGGTTTTAACTTTACCAAAACCGGCTATTATTTAAGAAAAATGCTGGACGACAATACCATTGCCAGTAGCACCTCATCGGCAACAGAACGCTGCTTTCCTTTAATCCGCTATGCCGAGATCCTGTTAAATTATGCCGAAGCCAGTAATGAGGCAG comes from the Pedobacter heparinus DSM 2366 genome and includes:
- a CDS encoding SusC/RagA family TonB-linked outer membrane protein; this encodes MKKIIQMIILLNCCLLSFIATAQTTIRGTVKDNAGGLPGVSIQEKNGKGNGTSTNETGEFRITLKGNSNILEVTAIGYLKQEVNVAGKTTVNITLKEDTKGLEEVVVIGFGTAKKITNTGAISTISAADVRTTPTPNIQNTLAGRAPGFISQQRSGQPGKTGADFYIRGVNSLSGESQKPLIIVDDVEYTYDQVAQLDVNEIETFTILKDASTTSVYGIKGANGVLVITTRRGKIGKPKVFFNTESGLQSAVHKPNFLDAYTVASLKNEAIRNDDNGTPPEFTDADLEHWRLKDDPYGHPDVDWYNAVFRNNAYQVRNTVDISGGSEKIKYFVSAGQVFQNGALRNFSKGTYEAPDNNYAYQRYTFRSNLDMQATKDLALRLDVTGRTGTITEPHIATSPLSTVYSFQRLPPYAEPLLNPDGSYPWAFRSRSSFYETSLIGRLALQGYDKTYRNEFNVLVSADHKLDFITQGLSVQARIAYSGDVSYDRKLYRNNIPAFYYNPVNNTYTIHSNNLYRLEPLTLESSAENAITRKTLNTLAKINYNRSFGNHNIGGLVLYNINDVTKGSYNTDTNVKLLQEYAPVSSNGFSYRASYDYKQRYLVDFSGAYNGTSQFVGKKTKGFFPAVSAGWNIAEEPFMKNNFKFIDLLKLRGSWGMTGSDITKGNNYKTEQIYGTGPNYNFGESSNTFTSIQEGSLGNLDITWEKSKKTDIGLDAQFFGGKLSLTADYFYDYRYDQLYIKEDVLKIIGVDLPYTNSAITENKGFDGQLGFRHKTGNLNYSASFTFSRARNKVVYQGEAAPRYAYLAKTGLPIGQGFGYNALGFFQTQEEVDNYAHVANAKPGDIKYEDANNDGLIDQEDYRAIGKPNLPQTVLGTALGVEYKGFSLNVFFQGSFDYSYRIATAGVIPFQGNLQKSALGRWTPETAATATFPRLSNDLAGPSSPSNASSFWMVDAHYIRLKSVDIGYMLPKQWTSKVKISSARIYVSGYDLYTWANFDLYSQDPEIASGGSAGTYPVQKVINLGLQVGF
- a CDS encoding RagB/SusD family nutrient uptake outer membrane protein → MKKKIFLAAIFMVLMAAACKKGGVLEQVKTTDLTEESTFADSARTMQFLTRIYTDIGFSSDPKRFGSSVGVYSICDEVEGSLLSATAFNVIFQTGAISALNVPTDAWVTTYANIRRVNLLLSHLQTTPLSQRLRDRIAGEARFLRAWYYFILIKHYGGVPLVGDVVYGATDPVSGKRATYEECVNYIESECDAAALALPLVQTGLDFGRITKGAALALKSRLLLYAASPLFNGRVDMDGVLGYPNADPARWSKAAKAALDVISLNQYSLYELAGGLGFQKVFTLRKNSEYILASMAGNNRTLEAIWDPATRTGSGSAMPYQELVDAFGTINGKAITEDLKSPGNPTGYDPTNPYVNRDPRFNWSILYNEAPRLNTSKTVTPVFTYAGAAQDGFNFTKTGYYLRKMLDDNTIASSTSSATERCFPLIRYAEILLNYAEASNEAGDTQTAYTQLKAIRKRAGILAGPEDDYGLAEGLTKEGMRTVIQNERRVELAIEEHRYWDVRRWKIAENVSNKTLHGMKITRLGTGTPATYTYELINIRTPAFVAPKYYLWPIPQGEVNKSAELIQNPGW